Proteins from a genomic interval of Eschrichtius robustus isolate mEscRob2 chromosome 18, mEscRob2.pri, whole genome shotgun sequence:
- the CHAMP1 gene encoding chromosome alignment-maintaining phosphoprotein 1, whose protein sequence is MEVFQELRKPSARLECDHCNFRGTDYENVQIHMGTIHPEFCDEMDAGGLGKMIFYQKSAKLFHCHKCFFTSKMYSNVYYHITSKHSAPEKWNEKPKNQLNKEADPVNSPSVPEHQKMASNSAELLKPIPALSIETQKFGPVMSPESPKPSPVTSLDSQKPGPVVSPEPQTPSLPSPEPPKPAPVSSPELPKPVPLVSESQKPVPVPSPEPQKLAPVSPEPVKATLTNPKPQKHSHFPETLGPPSASSPESPVLAASPEPWGPSPTASPESRKPVRTVSPEPRKLSPSESPEPWKPFPAVSPEPRRPAPAVSPGSWKPGPPGSPRSWKSSPSASSGPWKPAKPAPSVSPGPWKPIPSISPGPWKPTPSMSPASWKSSSVSPGSWKSPPASPESWKSGPPELRKTAPTLSPEHWKTVPPVSPELRKPGPPLSPEIRSPAGSPELRKPSGSPELWKLSPDQRKTSPASLDFSESQKSSRGGSPDLWKSSFFIEPQKPVFPETRKPGPSGPSESPKASSDIWKPVLSIDTEPRKPALFSEPTKTAPPASPEPRKRALFPEPRKHALFPEPPKAAVFSESQKAVELGDELQADAIDDQKCDVLVQEELLATPKKLLEDTLFPSSKKLKKDNQENSDAELSSSEYIKTDLDAIDSKGQESSSDQEQVDVESIDFSKENKIDMTSPEQSKNVLQFTEEKEAFISEEEIAKYMKRGKGKYYCKICCCRAMKKGAVLHHLVNKHNVHSPYKCTICGKAFLLESLLKNHVAAHGQSLLKCPRCNFESNFPRGFKKHLTHCQSRHNEEANKKLMEALEPPLEEQQI, encoded by the coding sequence ATGGAAGTATTCCAGGAACTTCGTAAGCCATCGGCACGTTTGGAGTGTGACCACTGCAATTTCAGAGGCACGGATTATGAAAATGTACAAATCCACATGGGTACCATCCATCCAGAattttgtgatgaaatggatgCCGGTGGGTTAGGTAAAATGATATTTTACCAGAAAAGTGCAAAGCTATTTCACTGCCATAAATGCTTTTTCACTAGCAAGATGTACTCTAATGTATACTATCACATCACATCCAAACATTCAGCCCCAGAGAAATGGaatgagaaaccaaaaaatcAGTTAAACAAAGAAGCAGATCCTGTGAACAGCCCTTCTGTTCCTGAACACCAGAAAATGGCCTCTAATTCAGCAGAACTCCTGAAACCTATACCTGCCCTTTCCATAGAAACACAGAAATTTGGCCCAGTTATGTCTCCCGAGTCACCAAAACCTAGTCCTGTTACTTCCCTGGACTCTCAGAAACCTGGCCCTGTTGTTTCTCCTGAGCCACAGacaccttctcttccttctcccgaGCCTCCAAAACCTGCCCCTGTTTCTTCTCCTGAACTTCCAAAACCAGTCCCTCTTGTTTCTGAATCTCAGAAACCAGTCCCTGTTCCTTCTCCAGAACCACAGAAACTTGCTCCTGTATCTCCTGAGCCAGTAAAGGCAACTCTTACTAATCCCAAACCccagaaacactcccatttcccagaAACATTGGGGCCACCTTCAGCCTCATCTCCAGAGTCACCAGTTCTAGCTGCCTCCCCTGAACCTTGGGGACCATCCCCAACTGCATCTCCAGAGTCTCGGAAGCCAGTCCGGACTGTCTCCCCTGAGCCAAGGAAGCTGTCCCCATCGGAGTCTCCTGAACCTTGGAAGCCAttccctgctgtgtccccagagccTCGGAGACCAGCCCCAGCTGTGTCACCAGGTTCTTGGAAGCCAGGGCCACCTGGGTCCCCCAGGTCTTGGAAATCCAGTCCGTCAGCATCATCAGGACCTTGGAAGCCAGCTAAACCTGCTCCATCTGTGTCTCCTGGACCTTGGAAACCAATTCCTTCTATATCACCTGGACCTTGGAAACCAACTCCATCCATGTCACCTGCGTCCTGGAAGTCTTCATCAGTCTCACCTGGTTCCTGGAAGTCTCCCCCCGCATCTCCTGAGTCGTGGAAGTCTGGCCCACCAGAACTCCGAAAGACAGCTCCCACCTTGTCACCTGAACATTGGAAGACAGTTCCTCCAGTGTCGCCTGAGCTTCGCAAACCAGGCCCACCACTGTCCCCAGAGATCCGTAGTCCAGCGGGATCTCCAGAGCTCAGAAAACCCTCAGGGTCTCCAGAGCTTTGGAAGCTTTCCCCTGATCAGCGGAAAACTTCTCCTGCTTCACTTGATTTTTCTGAGTCCCAGAAAAGTTCCCGTGGTGGTTCCCCTGATCTCTGGAagtcttccttttttattgaacCTCAGAAACCTGTCTTCCCTGAGACCCGGAAACCAGGTCCTTCTGGGCCATCTGAGTCCCCTAAAGCTTCCTCTGATATCTGGAAGCCTGTTCTCTCTATTGATACTGAGCCTAGAAAACCTGCCCTGTTTTCTGAGCCTACCAAAACTGCCCCTCCTGCTTCTCCTGAACCACGAAAACGTGCTCTTTTTCCAGAGCCCCGGAAACATGCCCTTTTTCCCGAACCTCCCAAAGCTGCTGTCTTCTCAGAATCTCAGAAGGCAGTTGAGCTTGGTGATGAACTACAGGCAGATGCCATAGATGATCAAAAGTGTGATGTTTTGGTTCAGGAAGAACTACTAGCTACACCTAAGAAACTCTTAGAAGACACTTTATTTCCTTCCTCAAAGAAGCTCAAGAAAGACAACCAAGAGAACTCGGATGCTGAGCTTAGTAGCAGTGAGTATATAAAAACAGATTTGGATGCGATAGATAGTAAGGGCCAAGAATCGAGCAGTGATCAAGAGCAGGTTGATGTGGAATCTATTGATTTTAGTAAAGAGAACAAAATAGACATGACTAGTCCAGAGCAGTCCAAAAATGTGCTGCAGTTTACTGAAGAAAAAGAGGCTTTTATCTCTGAAGAAGAGATTGCAAAATACATGAAGCGTGGAAAAGGAAAGTATTATTGCAAAATTTGTTGCTGTCGTGCTATGAAAAAAGGTGCTGTTTTGCATCATTTGGTTAACAAGCATAATGTCCACAGTCCTTACAAGTGTACAATTTGTGGAAAGGCTTTTCTTTTGGAATCTCTCCTTAAAAATCATGTAGCAGCTCATGGGCAAAGTTTACTTAAATGTCCACGTTGTAATTTTGAGTCAAATTTTCCAAGAGGCTTTAAGAAACATTTAACTCATTGTCAAAGCCGGCATAATGAAGAGGCAAATAAAAAGCTAATGGAAGCTCTGGAACCTCCACTGGAGGAGCagcaaatttga